A region of the Callithrix jacchus isolate 240 chromosome 5, calJac240_pri, whole genome shotgun sequence genome:
GGCCACAGGGAGAACCCTCTCTCAGGCCTCTCTGAATGACTTCCCGACAGCTACTATTTGGATTCTTCCATGCCCACCCCCATCCACACCTCCAAACggcaaaaattgttttctttggaGCCGAGTTGCACACTATTATCGCTGGCCACTTTGCCCGGGTTGcagcagctctctctctctctcagttcagagccctcctgctcctgcctcccactgtccctgcagcccccacctccaatTCCCCTTTCTCTAtcctcctctcccccaccctcaTTCTACTCAGAATTCTCTGCCGGTCTTTTTAAAATACTCACCACCACCCACGCAGATACAACATTGACAGAAAAATTTCTAGTTCCAGCTCCGGGCTCGGTTGCCATTTCTTTGCTAACCAGCCTTCTCTTCCtggctgggcagcagagagacaggagggggaggggaggccagAGCCGTGAGAGTTCTCCAGGCAAACTTTCCATCCAACTTAGCGCCTTCCCTCTGTCCCTATTTCCCATCTGTTTCCCAGCTCTCCCAGAATCACCTTTCTCTtttgcacccccacccccacccccagggctTTTTAAGGGATGTGAAATTTTGGCTGTTCCCTTTGCTTTCCCAAAGAACCAAATTCTTTGATGCAATAGGAGGGAGCTGTCAGAGGGCTAAGATTGATCGCCTCAtctcctctctgtccctctgACCCACGTATTTAAAAATCTTCCCCCAGATCgacttttcattttctgtttttgaggcCCAGTTTCTTGTGCCCTCTCCCTATAGTAAATTACAACAGTGTAAACTTTAGACTATCTTGGTCTTctcaaaatacaatttaaaaacattttcccctAGGAGCCAGAAATGAAGTATCATTTCAGTGGTCATTATTTCCACTCCCACCATCTTCAGGGAATTCTTCCttgtcaggaatttttttttttaactagcacAATGGCAAAAATGGGAGGGAAAGTCTCTTTGTCCTAGGGGAAAGCTCCCCACCACACCAGGCACACACATATGCTGACCTGAACTTTGAGAGTGCTCTAAGTTAAATCAGTGGCTACCTCAGTTCTTGTTTATGCCCCTGGATATGGATACAGATACAAGCTTGAGGCTGGAGTGGGTACATGCCCATCTTAGACTCTGCCTGTTTTGGGTGGGGGGGTGTCACAAAGAAGCATGGATGCCTCAAAATGAGGAAAGCAGGGGGACataagaggcagaggcagtgctGCAAACACTGGGCAGAGAAGAGAAGAACCTAGGCCACACAGCTATGGAGGCTAGAGGCCCAAAAATGCCTCTCATGCTCCATCTCACTTCCATGTGTCAGCCTGGGAGTTCCTGTCCGTTTTCTAAGATTTAACTGTTGCTTTTGGAGGGTGACATGGGGATAGTGGTGCTGATGATTGTAAATCTCTTTGTTATTTGCACCTTAACACTGACCTTTTTCAGAGTGGAAGCCTCTTTCAACTCCCTCTTCCTCCAACGGGGAGATCCTCACTCATCttggggaaggggagaagagaaaaggatGCTGCTGGCCATGTAAAGAAAGCCTTAATTTACTCTATGAAAATAGTTAGAAAAGAGGAAGATTTCTCCCTTAGATTCTCTTCCTTTCCAGGCTTCCGAAACCTCCTAACCTCCGGAGGATTGAGAAAGAGGTTCCCCTAGCTTTTCTGGAGAAAGGGAGGCACTGGGGAGAGAGCGTGTGAGGCACTGGTGGAGGAATGGGGCTCATGGTGTCCACGTCGTGGACCTCTGGAGTTTTTGAATCAATTAAAGCAAATAATGCTCTCTGTTTTCCACCAGGCCCAGCCGAGCGATTGGCGGAGGCCGGCCCCGTGACCACGAATTCCCTGTAATTTCGCCGGAGTCCTGGGTTTAATAGAGAGAGTCCCCATACGCTTGTATTTATCAGCAATATACAATTATAAAggcccaaaatttaaaaaaaaagagaccgaAATCTCCCCCTCCCAAAATCGCTCCATTACATAAATCTGGGGGGGGCGGGAGGGGGGGTCCCTTCCGATCCTCCCTCCTGACGCCCCCCCCAgcagccccctcccccaccattgAAAGCCATGAATTTTGAATTTGAGAGGGAGATTGGGTTTATAAACAGCCAGCCGTCGCTCGCCGAGTGTCTGACTTCCTTCCCCGCTGTCTTGGAGACATTTCAAACTTCATCAATCAAGGAGTCGACAttaattcctcctcctcctcctttcgaGCAAaccttccccagcctccagtCCGGCGCCTCCACCCTTCAGAGACCCAGGAGCCAAAAGCGAGCCGAAGATGGGCCTGCTCTGCCGCCGCCACCGCTGCCGCTCCCCACTGCCCCCCCAGCTCCCGAGTTCCCTTGgatgaaagagaagaaatccGCCAAGAAACCCAGCCAATTCGCCACGTCTCCTTCCCCGGCCGCCTCCGCAGTCCCGGCCTCCCGGGTCGGATCGCCTGCAGGTCAGTaagtgtggtgggggtggggtgagggggcaGCTAGAAGAGGGGGAGAAACAGCAGTAggaggaggttaaaaaaaaaaaaaaggtggcgaGCCTGCTGGGGTTCCGTGCCCCGTCCATTACTGCTGGGGACGGGAAGCGGAAAATCTTCGCTGGGGTTCAGGCCTGGCCGCTGCCAgggtcttttttctcttcctgcgCTGATTTTGGACGCTGGTTGGGGAAACGTCTTTTCTctgctaaaagaaaatgattctatTGAGGTTTTCACCTGTATCTATGTAGGTGAATGAGTGTGTTGCTGGGATTGCCTCTAAAAGCAGGAAAAGATTCGGTCCTTTCTGCCCCAACactaggagaagaggaagaattcAGAGCTAGGGAGGAAGAGGGGTGAAAAACAATCTTTATGACCCTCGCTCCGGTTGAGTTGGAAAGTTCCGAATTGAGGGGTCCACTGGGAGGGCTGAGGAGGCGGAATCTGAGGTTCTGGCGGGAAAGGGAGCCGCTCTCCACCCCATGCTTGGCCCCGGAGCGGCTCTGAATGCTTTGCCCTGAACCGGGCCGGGGCTGTCGACTagtgagggagagaagggaaccCAAAAGCAGTGAAAGCGAGCCGCtttggggtggggggcgggggtggggtggcGAGGAAAGGGAGAGGTGATACTGGTTTTGGCGGATGGGGTAGTCCTTAGCTGAGGTTGGGCTGAGTACACGGCGCGCTCtgacgcccagcctgttttttctaCAGATGGCCTGGGACTGCCAGAGGCTGGTGGCGGCGGGGCGCGCAGGCTGCGCACGGCTTACACCAATACTCAGCTGCTGGAACTGGAGAAGGAATTTCACTTTAATAAGTACCTGTGCCGGCCACGCCGCGTCGAAATCGCGGCCTTGCTGGACCTCACCGAAAGGCAGGTTAAAGTCTGGTTCCAGAACCGGCGCATGAAGCACAAGCGGCAGACGCAGCACCGAGAGCCGCCCGATGGGGAGCCTGCCTGTCCCGGCGCCCTAGAGGACACTGGCGACCCTGCTGAGGAGCCCGCGGTCAGCCCGGGCGGCCCCTCCGCCTCGCGGACGGCTCGGGAAGCCTGTCCTCACCCGCCGGAGGTGGTGCCGGGGACCCTGAGCGCCGCGGACCCCCGGCCTTTAGCCGCTCGCTTAGAGGGCACGGGCGCGCCGAGCCCCGGCTGCGTGCTGCGCGGGTCGGGCGGCCAGGAGCCGGGGCCATTGCCAGAAGACGTCTTCACACAGCGCCAGGATTCGCCTTTCCTTCCCGACCTCAACTTCTTCGCGGCCGACTCCTGTCTCCAGCTGTCCGGAGGCCTCTCCCCTAGCCTACAGGGTTCTCTCGACAGCCCGGTCCCCTTTACAGAGGAAGATCTGGACTTCTTCACCAGCACGCTCTGTGCCATCGACCTGCAGTTTCCCTAACCGGTTTCCTCCTCCCGGCCCTTTCGACCCCCGCGCTCCTTGGCAGTCTGGAAAAATTGAGCCTCTCCCACCCCCAGTCGCATAGACTTTTGTGTTTTGTTAAAATTCAGGTATTACTGAATTAGCGTTTAATCCACTCCCCTTCTTCTTCTAAAATATTGGGCGCTCGGgcatcttttaaaattcaaacaaaaattcCGTTTGGTAGACTCCTTCCAATGAAATCTCAGGAATAATTAAACTCTAGGGggactttcttaaaaataactagaggaacctattttcctctttttgtgttttagactgtagattatttattaaaattctttaataatAGGAAAAGGGGAAAGTATTTATTGTACATTATTTTCATAgattaaataaatgtctttataaTACGAAAACGAGTGTTTCTGTTGGGACCTAACCCCTTTCCCCCTCCCGGCCCCAAGGCCCATCCTCACTCCTCCAGGACCTGTGAGAAGCTGATTAGGTTCAGCGGTCTATTGGCAGCAAAGCCTCCTGGACCGGCGAAGTCCGGGTGGTACAAAGGTGACCCGATGGATGGCCACTTCGCCCATGGCTCCGGCCAGAGTCAGGAGTTTGCAGGAAGCTCAGTCACCTCCGTGCACCTCAACAGAGGGCCTCTGGTTTCAAGCGGGTGGTCTTGGGGCCTCTGCTTAGAAATAAAGATGGGCGGGTGTACAGCGAACAGAAGACAGTGCAAGGAGAGGAGGCCTGGGGACAGGCTTCGGGGTCCTAGCGGGGGCGCAGAAGTTTCCTGGAATTGGGAAGGATCCCAGGGGCTTCATCGCTTCTT
Encoded here:
- the HOXB2 gene encoding homeobox protein Hox-B2, which codes for MNFEFEREIGFINSQPSLAECLTSFPAVLETFQTSSIKESTLIPPPPPFEQTFPSLQSGASTLQRPRSQKRAEDGPALPPPPLPLPTAPPAPEFPWMKEKKSAKKPSQFATSPSPAASAVPASRVGSPADGLGLPEAGGGGARRLRTAYTNTQLLELEKEFHFNKYLCRPRRVEIAALLDLTERQVKVWFQNRRMKHKRQTQHREPPDGEPACPGALEDTGDPAEEPAVSPGGPSASRTAREACPHPPEVVPGTLSAADPRPLAARLEGTGAPSPGCVLRGSGGQEPGPLPEDVFTQRQDSPFLPDLNFFAADSCLQLSGGLSPSLQGSLDSPVPFTEEDLDFFTSTLCAIDLQFP